The following proteins come from a genomic window of Macrobrachium nipponense isolate FS-2020 chromosome 18, ASM1510439v2, whole genome shotgun sequence:
- the LOC135196724 gene encoding beta-1,3-galactosyltransferase 4-like codes for MSARHSLKEYSLALVTAAAFLLLICFTWEANQPSTPTVAVQYVNDQPPLEAYASLFPSHKSLLDLGRASFMINSAICKDADQPVLLLYLVFSHPYHKELRDTHRKHTSQELLKSLGSRRVFFLADGSQKSQENYPTVPMPVVFSENAQHRDLVVADFIDHYRNLTYKHAMALSWAKQFCPQARYILKMDDDIMVDVWGVTNLLRSGLAADNFGVIHSRAREVVLNHKGSWAAGLQQRGLRPQRESGKWKVTTAEFPGTVYPNYLSGWAYIITQPAASAIVAAAGNDTPFWIDDVYMTGILAVKARVQHYSLNHHYTLTVSSVKCCLEGKDALASASLPTREAPLCNLLVAPSGKNVTLLASWLIAARHCHRANRCPPRQQPGACPPTRPYYGVGTVIPLS; via the coding sequence ATGAGCGCGAGACATTCACTCAAAGAATATTCGCTGGCTCTTGTGACAGCTGCGGCATTTTTGCTCCTGATATGCTTCACCTGGGAAGCAAATCAGCCATCGACACCCACTGTGGCAGTACAGTACGTCAATGACCAACCGCCATTAGAGGCCTACGCCAGCCTTTTCCCTAGTCATAAATCTTTATTGGATCTAGGAAGGGCTTCGTTCATGATAAACAGCGCGATTTGTAAAGACGCGGATCAGCCAGTACTTCTCCTCTACCTTGTGTTTTCACACCCATATCACAAGGAACTCAGGGACACTCACCGCAAGCACACGTCGCAGGAGCTGCTGAAATCCCTGGGGTCAAGAAGAGTCTTCTTCCTAGCGGACGGCAGTCAGAAGTCTCAGGAGAATTACCCGACGGTGCCAATGCCCGTCGTGTTCAGTGAAAATGCCCAACACCGAGATCTCGTCGTGGCTGATTTCATTGACCATTATCGCAACCTAACCTACAAACACGCCATGGCTCTGTCGTGGGCTAAACAGTTTTGTCCTCAGGCTCGTTACATCCTTAAAATGGATGACGACATCATGGTTGATGTCTGGGGCGTGACGAACCTACTCAGGTCAGGACTAGCTGCTGACAATTTTGGTGTCATCCATAGCAGAGCAAGAGAAGTGGTTTTGAATCACAAGGGCTCCTGGGCAGCTGGGCTGCAGCAGAGAGGTTTGCGACCACAACGAGAGAGTGGCAAGTGGAAGGTGACAACTGCAGAGTTTCCAGGGACCGTGTACCCGAATTACCTGTCAGGTTGGGCCTATATCATAACACAGCCGGCAGCTTCGGCCATCGTGGCAGCTGCTGGCAACGACACTCCTTTCTGGATAGACGACGTGTACATGACAGGGATACTGGCCGTGAAGGCGAGAGTGCAACACTACTCTCTCAACCATCACTACACACTGACAGTCAGTTCTGTGAAGTGCTGTCTGGAAGGGAAGGACGCCTTGGCATCTGCTTCCCTTCCGACGAGAGAAGCACCACTCTGTAACCTTCTAGTTGCTCCCTCTGGGAAAAATGTTACACTCTTGGCCTCGTGGCTCATTGCAGCCAGACATTGCCACCGGGCTAACAGATGCCCTCCACGGCAACAGCCTGGAGCTTGTCCCCCAACGAGGCCTTATTATGGTGTCGGCACAGTCATACCTTTGTCGTGA